From one Bos javanicus breed banteng chromosome 15, ARS-OSU_banteng_1.0, whole genome shotgun sequence genomic stretch:
- the IZUMO1R gene encoding sperm-egg fusion protein Juno: MGWWWRLLLGLWAVPPTCTGHELLNVCMNAKPHKPEPGPETELYEECIPWKDNACCTASTSWEAHLDVSLLYNFSLVHCGLMMPDCQRHFLQAICFYQCSPNLGPWIQQVGRGGLGVDPRWQAERVLDAPLCLEDCERWWADCRTSHTCKSNWLGGWAWSRGKPRCPEWEPCRPFPHHFPTPADLCERIWSGSFRASPERRGSGRCLQKWFEPARGNPNAEVARRFASPARSWARCPGLLAFPLLLPLLS; this comes from the exons atggggtggtggtggcggcTCCTGTTGGGGCTGTGGGCAGTGCCCCCCACGTGCACTGGGCATGAGCTGCTCAATGTCTGCATGAATGCCAAGCCCCACAAGCCAGAGCCCGGCCCGGAGACTGAGCTCTATGAGGAG TGCATCCCCTGGAAGGACAACGCCTGCTGCACAGCCAGCACGAGCTGGGAAGCACACCTGGATGTGTCTCTGCTCTACAACTTCAGCCTGGTTCACTGCGGACTAATGATGCCTGACTGCCAGAGGCACTTCCTCCAGGCCATCTGCTTCTACCAGTGCTCCCCCAACCTGGGGCCTTGGATCCAGCAGGTGGGAAGAGGTGGGCTGGGC GTGGACCCACGCTGGCAGGCGGAGAGGGTTCTGGACGCGCCCCTGTGCCTGGAGGACTGTGAGCGCTGGTGGGCAGACTGCCGCACCTCCCACACCTGCAAGTCCAACTGGCTTGGCGGCTGGGCCTGGAGTCGGG GGAAGCCCCGCTGCCCCGAGTGGGAGCCCTGCCGCCCCTTCCCGCACCACTTCCCTACGCCCGCCGACCTGTGTGAGAGGATCTGGAGCGGCTCCTTCAGGGCGAGCCCGGAGCGCAGGGGCAGTGGGCGGTGTCTGCAGAAGTGGTTCGAGCCCGCCCGGGGCAACCCCAACGCGGAAGTGGCCCGCCGCTTCGCCAGCCCCGCGCGCTCCTGGGCGCGCTGCCCCGGGCTCCTGGCCTTCCCTCTGCTCCTGCCTCTCCTCTCCTGA